The Perca fluviatilis chromosome 2, GENO_Pfluv_1.0, whole genome shotgun sequence genome includes a region encoding these proteins:
- the LOC120571608 gene encoding zinc finger protein 3-like — DNLHSCDQCGAAFTQQSTLKRHQRIHTEEKPYSCDLCGKTFSQSSNLKSHQRIHTGEKPYWCEQCGETFSQSDILERHRRVHTGEKPYSCDLCGKTFSLHSNLKSHQRIHTGEKPYWCEQCGKTFSQSSSLKSHQRIHTGEKPYSCEQCGKTFSRSSNLKSHQLIHTASL; from the coding sequence gacaatctacacagctgtgatcaatgtggggcagctttcacacaacagaGTACCCTAAAaagacatcaacgcattcacactgaagaaaagccttacagctgtgatctgtgtggtaaaaccttttctcagagtagtaaccttaaatctcaccagcgcattcacacaggagagaagccgtactggtgtgaacaatgtggggaaACCTTTTCTCAGAGTGATATCCTAGAACGCCATagacgtgttcacactggagagaagccttacagctgtgatctatGTGGTAAAACCTTTTCTCTGCATAGTaaccttaaatctcaccagcgcattcacacaggagagaagccgtactggtgtgaacaatgtggtaaaacattttctcagagtagtagccttaaatctcaccagcgcattcacacaggagagaagccgtacagctgtgaacaatgtggtaAAACATTTTCTCGGAGTAGTaaccttaaatctcaccagctcattcacactgcctcgttgtga